The Niallia alba genome includes a window with the following:
- a CDS encoding virulence-associated E family protein, translated as MKIAVGNSRMDRKWKNKDISWGDFCSRVKTTQRTTETVEEYRKLKKGQQDDIKDVGGFVGGHLKEGRRKKGNVLCRSLLTLDMDYGRPDIWEQISMLFDFKCCVYSTHKHTPENPRLRLIVPLAREVSEEEYAAVGRMVAKEIGIDLFDDTTYEAHRLMYWPSTSSNGEFVYEEQDGALLDPDIYLAKYENWRDTSTWPVSSRQSEVINRSLKEQADPLLKEGVVGTFCRAYSVREAIDKFLGAVYAPSAMEGRYDYIPADSSAGVIIYDDKFAYSHHATDPASGLLLNAFDLVRIHKFGSLDDRASTTTAPSRMPSFVAMCEFAIKDEAVKAEFAKERQAQAEEEFSEEDWQTGLELDKQGRIKDTLDNIVLIIRHDKELQHIAFNCHRDGIDAKGGLPWEQIKCGWNDSDNALLKVYLSSKYGVYSPTKTKDAVLAVASERAYHPVKEYLDSLPKWDGICRVENLLIDYFGATENSYTKAIIRKTMVAAVARIYRPGTKFDSVLILNGPQGIGKSTFFAKLAGDWFSDSLTLTDMKDKSGAEKLQGYWLLELGELAGMRKTDVEIVKSFISRADDKYRASYGVNVESHPRQCVIVGSTNAESGFLRDITGNRRFWPVRISGNSRKKAWQMTKEEVQQIWAEALVLYEKGEKLYLEGDDVTMATSEQADAMETDEREGLVRTYLDTLLPDDWDTMSLYERRNFLGGSEFGGGTRVGTVKRTLVCNMEIWCECFGKEASMLKPSDSYAIGAIMRKISEWNKYTGNKNGVVTFPVYGKQRAYSRVEEQN; from the coding sequence AGAAGAATATCGGAAACTTAAAAAAGGCCAGCAAGATGATATCAAAGACGTGGGCGGCTTTGTCGGGGGACATTTAAAAGAAGGAAGGCGAAAGAAGGGCAATGTTCTGTGTCGTTCTTTGCTTACCCTTGATATGGATTACGGTAGACCGGATATCTGGGAACAAATCAGCATGCTTTTTGACTTCAAATGTTGCGTTTACTCCACTCATAAGCACACACCGGAAAATCCGAGACTCAGACTTATTGTTCCTCTTGCCCGCGAGGTCAGTGAAGAAGAATATGCAGCCGTTGGACGTATGGTGGCAAAAGAAATCGGTATTGACCTTTTTGATGATACGACATATGAAGCCCATCGCCTTATGTATTGGCCATCCACTTCCTCTAATGGTGAATTTGTCTACGAAGAGCAGGATGGAGCATTACTTGACCCGGATATTTATCTTGCAAAATATGAAAACTGGCGAGATACGTCAACTTGGCCAGTATCAAGCAGGCAGTCTGAGGTTATTAATCGCAGTCTTAAAGAACAAGCCGATCCGCTTTTAAAGGAAGGTGTGGTAGGAACTTTCTGTCGTGCCTATTCCGTTCGTGAAGCAATTGATAAATTTTTAGGTGCAGTTTATGCGCCATCTGCTATGGAAGGGCGTTATGACTATATTCCAGCTGATAGTAGTGCGGGTGTAATTATCTATGATGATAAATTCGCATACAGCCACCATGCCACCGACCCAGCAAGCGGCCTGCTCCTCAATGCTTTTGACCTCGTTCGTATTCATAAATTCGGCTCTTTAGATGATAGAGCTTCCACTACAACGGCTCCTAGTAGGATGCCGTCTTTTGTGGCAATGTGTGAGTTTGCTATAAAAGATGAAGCGGTGAAAGCTGAGTTTGCTAAGGAAAGGCAGGCCCAGGCTGAAGAGGAGTTTAGTGAAGAGGATTGGCAGACGGGATTGGAATTGGATAAGCAAGGTCGGATAAAAGACACTTTGGACAACATCGTCTTAATTATTCGACATGATAAGGAATTACAGCATATCGCTTTCAACTGCCACCGTGATGGTATTGATGCCAAAGGTGGTCTGCCTTGGGAACAGATTAAATGTGGTTGGAATGATTCGGACAATGCACTGCTGAAGGTGTACTTAAGCAGCAAATACGGAGTCTATTCTCCTACCAAGACCAAGGATGCTGTGTTGGCGGTAGCGTCAGAACGAGCCTACCATCCTGTTAAGGAGTATCTTGACTCCCTGCCAAAATGGGATGGTATTTGTCGTGTGGAAAATCTACTTATTGATTATTTCGGTGCAACAGAAAATTCCTATACAAAGGCAATTATTCGCAAAACGATGGTTGCGGCGGTAGCCCGTATTTATAGACCAGGCACAAAGTTTGATAGTGTTCTTATCTTAAACGGTCCTCAAGGCATCGGTAAGTCAACTTTCTTTGCCAAACTTGCAGGGGATTGGTTTTCAGACAGTTTAACTCTCACGGACATGAAAGATAAATCTGGGGCTGAAAAACTTCAGGGATATTGGTTGTTGGAACTCGGTGAGCTTGCTGGGATGCGTAAGACGGATGTGGAGATTGTGAAGTCCTTTATTTCTAGGGCGGATGATAAGTACCGTGCCAGTTATGGGGTCAACGTGGAAAGCCATCCCCGTCAATGCGTGATTGTAGGTTCTACCAATGCGGAAAGCGGTTTTCTTCGTGATATTACGGGCAACCGCAGATTTTGGCCAGTCCGCATTAGTGGTAACAGTAGAAAGAAAGCTTGGCAGATGACTAAAGAAGAAGTACAGCAGATTTGGGCAGAGGCACTAGTATTATATGAGAAGGGCGAAAAACTCTACCTTGAAGGTGATGATGTAACCATGGCAACCAGTGAACAGGCAGATGCTATGGAAACAGATGAACGAGAAGGACTGGTTCGTACTTACTTGGATACGCTCTTGCCGGATGATTGGGACACGATGTCTTTGTACGAGCGTAGAAATTTCCTCGGCGGTAGCGAATTTGGTGGCGGCACCCGTGTTGGAACAGTAAAAAGGACTCTTGTCTGCAATATGGAGATTTGGTGTGAATGTTTCGGTAAAGAGGCATCAATGCTAAAGCCTTCAGATTCCTATGCCATCGGTGCCATTATGAGAAAGATCAGTGAGTGGAACAAGTACACTGGGAACAAGAATGGTGTTGTGACGTTTCCTGTCTACGGAAAGCAACGAGCTTATTCCCGAGTCGAGGAACAAAACTAA
- a CDS encoding VRR-NUC domain-containing protein, with product MLEKYIEKKLVAEVKKMEGIAAKFVSPGLDGMPDRIVLLPHGKMAFVELKASGKKPRPLQNRRIKQLQKLGFTCYVIDDVKQIGVILGEIQSS from the coding sequence ATGCTTGAAAAATATATCGAAAAGAAACTGGTGGCTGAGGTAAAAAAGATGGAAGGCATTGCGGCGAAGTTTGTTAGCCCAGGTTTAGATGGGATGCCAGACCGCATAGTGCTTTTACCACATGGGAAGATGGCTTTTGTAGAATTAAAGGCTTCCGGAAAGAAACCTCGTCCGTTACAGAATAGAAGAATAAAGCAATTACAGAAGTTAGGCTTTACTTGTTATGTCATTGATGATGTTAAGCAGATTGGAGTGATACTGGGTGAAATACAATCCTCATAA
- a CDS encoding SNF2-related protein yields MKYNPHKYQTYATNFILEHPIAAVFLEMGLGKSVITLTAIFDLCLDRFEIGKVLVIAPLRVARDTWPAEINKWEHLKGLEFSVAIGTEQERLAALRKPASVYLINRENVDWLVNKSGIPFDYDMVVIDELSSFKSYGAKRFKSLLKVRPRAKRIVGLTGTPSSNGLMDLWAEFRILDMGKRLGRYITHYRNSFFTPDKRNQQIVFSYKPLPGAEDAIYQLISDITISMESVDFLKMPECMINEVPVYLNDKEQSVYDRFREEMVLEFADEEIDAMNAAVLSGKLLQMANGAIYDDDKNTHIIHDRKLDALEDLIEGANGKPVLIAYWYNHDLERIKAKFNVREIKTSKDIKDWNNGDISVAVIHPASAGHGLNLQSGGSTLIWFGLTWSLELYQQTNARLWRQGQNETVVIHHIITKGTIDEDVMNALRRKEKTQSDLINAVKANLGKARDAV; encoded by the coding sequence GTGAAATACAATCCTCATAAATATCAGACTTATGCAACGAACTTCATACTTGAGCATCCCATCGCTGCGGTGTTTTTAGAAATGGGTCTTGGCAAAAGTGTCATTACTCTAACGGCTATATTTGACCTATGTCTTGATCGTTTTGAAATTGGAAAGGTTCTGGTCATTGCTCCACTTCGGGTGGCGAGGGATACTTGGCCAGCTGAGATAAATAAGTGGGAGCATTTAAAAGGACTGGAGTTTTCGGTAGCCATCGGAACAGAACAGGAGCGGTTGGCAGCTCTTAGGAAACCTGCAAGTGTCTATCTTATAAACAGAGAAAATGTTGACTGGTTAGTAAATAAAAGTGGCATCCCTTTTGATTATGACATGGTGGTCATCGATGAACTATCATCCTTTAAGTCCTATGGTGCCAAAAGATTTAAAAGTCTACTAAAAGTCAGACCAAGGGCAAAACGGATTGTGGGTCTTACGGGTACACCATCGAGTAATGGATTAATGGATTTGTGGGCAGAGTTTCGTATTCTTGACATGGGTAAAAGACTCGGCAGGTACATAACTCACTACCGCAATTCCTTCTTTACACCAGATAAACGTAATCAGCAAATCGTATTTTCATATAAACCATTGCCAGGTGCTGAAGATGCCATATATCAGCTCATTTCGGATATTACCATTTCCATGGAGTCGGTGGATTTTCTCAAAATGCCAGAGTGCATGATCAATGAAGTGCCTGTGTATCTAAATGACAAAGAACAATCCGTATATGATCGCTTTCGTGAAGAGATGGTTCTTGAATTTGCTGATGAAGAAATAGATGCCATGAATGCAGCAGTCCTTTCAGGAAAACTTCTGCAAATGGCAAACGGTGCGATCTATGATGATGATAAAAACACTCATATTATCCACGACCGCAAGTTAGATGCTCTTGAGGATTTAATTGAAGGTGCTAACGGAAAACCTGTGCTTATTGCCTATTGGTATAATCACGATTTAGAGCGTATTAAGGCAAAATTCAATGTCAGAGAAATTAAAACTTCCAAGGATATCAAGGATTGGAACAACGGCGATATTTCTGTAGCGGTTATTCATCCTGCATCAGCGGGACACGGTCTCAACTTACAAAGTGGAGGTTCAACGCTTATCTGGTTTGGACTTACTTGGAGTCTAGAACTCTATCAGCAAACAAATGCGAGACTTTGGAGACAAGGTCAAAATGAGACAGTGGTTATTCATCACATTATTACTAAAGGCACGATTGATGAAGATGTTATGAATGCCTTGAGACGAAAGGAAAAGACACAATCCGATCTTATTAATGCGGTCAAAGCAAATCTTGGGAAAGCGAGGGATGCTGTATGA
- a CDS encoding DUF1492 domain-containing protein, with product MMTAKEFLKQAYRLNELINSDLEELQNLRELSRSVSSPVLEEKVSRTKCTDPPFEKYVIRIVDLEQQIQQEVERLVKLKSDIREAINQMENVDEKLILRYRYINFLNWEEICVNLNVSMRTVHRLHSSALQHLKVPK from the coding sequence ATGATGACAGCTAAGGAATTCTTAAAACAGGCCTATCGTCTGAATGAATTGATTAATTCCGACCTTGAAGAGTTACAAAACTTAAGGGAACTATCAAGAAGTGTTTCATCCCCCGTTCTTGAGGAAAAAGTCAGTCGAACCAAGTGTACTGACCCACCCTTTGAAAAGTATGTGATTAGAATAGTAGATTTGGAGCAACAGATACAACAAGAGGTTGAACGGCTAGTAAAGCTTAAATCAGATATCCGTGAAGCAATTAACCAGATGGAAAACGTAGATGAGAAGCTGATTCTTCGCTACCGATACATTAACTTTCTTAACTGGGAAGAAATCTGTGTTAACCTTAATGTTTCTATGAGAACCGTGCATAGACTCCATTCATCCGCTTTGCAACATTTAAAGGTTCCAAAATAA
- a CDS encoding HNH endonuclease — translation MGKRRCSMPKKPKRPCSYPGCPELTDRRFCEEHAKKEAARYEKYDRDPATRKRYGRAWKRIRDSYIAAHPLCEECKRQGKLTPANEVHHILPLARGGTHDRSNLMALCTPCHSAITARDGDRWGTR, via the coding sequence ATGGGCAAAAGGAGGTGCAGTATGCCAAAAAAACCTAAGCGTCCATGCTCTTATCCTGGTTGTCCAGAGCTGACTGACAGACGTTTTTGTGAAGAACATGCTAAAAAGGAAGCCGCACGGTATGAAAAGTACGACCGTGACCCAGCAACCCGTAAGCGTTATGGTCGTGCTTGGAAAAGGATACGTGACAGCTACATTGCAGCTCATCCTCTTTGTGAGGAATGTAAACGACAAGGAAAGCTGACCCCAGCAAATGAAGTCCATCACATTCTTCCTCTTGCAAGAGGAGGGACTCACGATAGAAGTAATCTGATGGCTCTTTGTACTCCTTGCCACTCTGCTATCACAGCAAGAGATGGAGACCGTTGGGGAACCCGGTAG
- a CDS encoding P27 family phage terminase small subunit yields the protein MPKPMAMLSAVQKDGKTLVASEIYEITWKWLEERGCAHLVLPQLLERYAMSAARWIQCEEAVTEFGFLAKHPTTGNAIQSPYVTMSQNFMSQTNRLWMEIYQIVRENCATEYSGLNPQDDVMERLLSARRGK from the coding sequence ATGCCAAAGCCAATGGCCATGCTCTCCGCAGTGCAAAAGGATGGGAAAACCCTAGTAGCAAGTGAAATCTATGAAATTACATGGAAATGGCTTGAGGAACGTGGCTGTGCCCATTTGGTACTTCCACAGCTTCTAGAGCGATATGCCATGAGTGCGGCCAGATGGATACAGTGTGAGGAAGCAGTAACTGAGTTTGGCTTTCTAGCCAAGCACCCAACCACCGGCAATGCTATTCAAAGTCCCTATGTAACGATGAGTCAGAACTTTATGAGTCAGACAAATAGGCTATGGATGGAGATATATCAAATCGTTCGAGAGAATTGTGCTACAGAGTATTCAGGTTTAAATCCACAGGACGACGTGATGGAGCGACTGCTATCTGCCCGCAGAGGAAAATAA
- the metK gene encoding methionine adenosyltransferase: MSKKYLTAESVCAGHPDKLCDIIADSILEACLRKDRASRVACEVMATKGKIIVAGEISCSEKIDIQYIVRNVLKEIGYNPLKFLIYVYVHNQSVDIAAGVNTALEARNGINEQYGSIGAGDQGTMYGFATKETREMLPLPLVLSHRIVKRLDDCRKGKLIKGILPDGKAQVTVEYDDDTPVRIKTIVISVQHDKNKTQEELKADILNNVLWQCFEDFPFDDETEILINPSGQFVLGGPAADTGLTGRKIMVDTYGGLTSHGGGALCGKDPTKVDRSGAYMARYIAKHIVWCGYAKKCEVSISYAIGKANPVAFTVNTLGTGTVSDEILTLAAQETFNLRPAAIIEKLRLRNVIYSDTAAYGHFNSCLFPWEDVNKYSEFRKAVEKYVDRED; encoded by the coding sequence ATGAGTAAAAAATACTTAACAGCAGAAAGTGTATGCGCCGGGCATCCTGACAAACTATGTGACATCATTGCAGATAGCATTTTGGAAGCTTGCCTACGTAAAGATAGGGCATCAAGGGTGGCTTGCGAGGTTATGGCGACTAAAGGAAAAATTATCGTGGCGGGCGAGATCTCCTGCAGCGAGAAAATCGACATCCAATACATTGTTAGGAATGTACTAAAAGAGATTGGATATAACCCTTTAAAATTTTTGATTTATGTGTATGTACATAATCAAAGTGTAGATATTGCAGCTGGTGTGAATACCGCACTGGAAGCACGAAATGGAATAAACGAACAGTACGGTTCCATAGGTGCTGGAGACCAGGGAACAATGTATGGCTTTGCTACAAAGGAAACAAGAGAAATGCTCCCCCTACCCCTTGTACTATCTCACAGAATCGTAAAGAGACTGGATGATTGTCGCAAAGGAAAATTAATAAAAGGTATTCTTCCCGATGGTAAAGCACAGGTAACGGTGGAATATGATGATGACACTCCAGTGAGAATAAAGACAATCGTAATTTCGGTACAGCATGATAAGAATAAAACACAGGAAGAACTTAAGGCAGACATCCTTAACAATGTCTTATGGCAGTGTTTTGAGGACTTCCCTTTTGATGATGAAACAGAAATTCTCATCAATCCCTCTGGTCAGTTTGTTCTTGGCGGTCCCGCTGCTGATACGGGTTTGACCGGTAGAAAAATCATGGTCGATACCTACGGAGGGCTTACATCTCATGGAGGTGGTGCTCTTTGTGGTAAAGACCCAACCAAAGTTGACCGAAGCGGTGCTTACATGGCTCGCTATATTGCCAAGCATATCGTTTGGTGTGGTTATGCAAAGAAATGTGAAGTGAGTATTTCCTATGCCATTGGTAAGGCAAATCCAGTAGCTTTTACTGTAAATACCCTTGGTACTGGCACTGTTTCTGATGAAATATTAACTCTTGCTGCCCAGGAGACTTTCAACTTAAGACCCGCGGCCATCATTGAAAAGCTACGTCTTAGAAATGTCATTTACTCTGACACCGCGGCTTATGGCCATTTTAATAGTTGTTTGTTCCCATGGGAGGATGTAAATAAATATAGTGAATTTAGAAAGGCGGTGGAAAAGTATGTTGATAGAGAGGATTAA
- a CDS encoding site-specific DNA-methyltransferase yields MLIERIKTKLLIPADYNPRKDLKPGDPEYEKLKRSLEEFGYVEPVIWNKITGKVIGGHQRLKVLLSMGMDEIECVVVEMDEQKEKALNIALNKISGDWDKDKLALLITDLDASDFDVSLTGFDPGELEDLFKDSLKDNIKEDDFDVDSELKKPAVSHLGDVWILGQHRLVCGDSTKKDTFNVLMDGKAANLVVTDPPYNVNYEGAAGKIKNDNMANEAFYDFLLAAFQNTEAAMAKDASIYVFHADTEGLNFRRAFSDAGFYLSGTCIWKKQSLVLGRSPYQWQHEPVLFGWKKKGKHLWYSDRKQTTIWEFEKPKKNGDHPTMKPVALVAYPIMNSSLSNCIVLDPFGGSGSTLIACEQTDRICYTIELDEKYCDVIVKRYIEQVGNSDGVFLLRDGLKFRYCDLPEVNEDE; encoded by the coding sequence ATGTTGATAGAGAGGATTAAAACGAAACTACTCATCCCCGCTGACTATAACCCAAGGAAGGATTTAAAACCAGGTGATCCAGAATATGAGAAGCTTAAACGCTCTCTTGAGGAGTTTGGATATGTAGAACCCGTTATATGGAATAAGATCACAGGCAAAGTTATCGGAGGTCATCAGCGTTTGAAAGTCCTGCTTAGTATGGGCATGGATGAAATAGAATGTGTAGTAGTTGAAATGGACGAGCAAAAGGAAAAGGCTCTGAATATTGCACTAAATAAAATAAGTGGCGATTGGGATAAAGATAAACTGGCACTTCTCATCACAGACCTAGATGCTTCTGATTTTGATGTTTCTCTTACAGGGTTTGACCCAGGGGAGTTGGAGGATCTTTTCAAAGATTCCCTTAAGGATAATATAAAAGAAGATGATTTCGATGTGGACAGCGAGCTGAAAAAGCCCGCTGTTTCGCATTTAGGGGATGTTTGGATACTTGGACAACATCGATTAGTCTGCGGAGACAGTACAAAGAAAGACACCTTTAATGTCTTAATGGATGGGAAAGCTGCCAATCTGGTAGTCACGGACCCTCCATATAACGTTAACTATGAAGGCGCTGCTGGAAAAATCAAAAATGACAATATGGCGAATGAAGCGTTCTATGATTTTCTGCTTGCGGCATTTCAAAACACCGAAGCAGCGATGGCAAAGGACGCATCTATTTATGTATTTCATGCTGATACGGAAGGACTCAATTTTAGAAGAGCATTCTCCGATGCAGGATTTTATCTTTCTGGTACTTGTATATGGAAAAAGCAGTCCCTTGTTCTCGGTCGCTCCCCATATCAATGGCAGCATGAACCAGTTCTTTTCGGTTGGAAAAAGAAAGGCAAGCATCTTTGGTATTCAGACCGTAAGCAGACTACCATCTGGGAGTTTGAGAAACCAAAGAAGAACGGCGACCACCCAACCATGAAGCCAGTGGCGCTTGTGGCATATCCCATTATGAACTCAAGCCTTAGTAACTGTATTGTGCTTGATCCCTTTGGGGGTTCAGGAAGTACACTGATTGCCTGTGAGCAAACAGATAGAATCTGCTACACCATTGAACTGGATGAAAAGTACTGCGATGTTATTGTGAAAAGATATATTGAGCAAGTGGGAAACTCTGATGGTGTATTTCTATTAAGAGATGGCTTGAAATTCAGATATTGTGACCTGCCAGAGGTGAATGAGGATGAGTAA
- a CDS encoding DNA cytosine methyltransferase has product MSKLTLGSLFDGSGGFPLGGLLCGIEPLWASEIEPFPIRVTTKRIPQMKHYGDINKLNGAELPPVDIITFGSPCTDMSVAGKRAGLDGEQSVLFYEAIRIIKEMRCKTNGQYPRYAVWENVPGAFSSNKGEDFKAVLETVISVKEPNTSMPLPEKGRWPYADIYMGDGWSVAYRTIDAQYFGVPQRRRRIYLVADFADRCAGEILFESEGMPRNFTPSGSPWQRTADNAKNCTGKTGDSITCLNDQGGRVMSVSKDITATLRAEEHGHQPCVMQSSGFCTEHSAKSRSVGYEEERSPTLRAGVVPGAVMSFEPGAASRVGGHTDENLSGSLRANMGDNQTAVVIENHPTDSRVKLSEDNKVQTLTSRMGTGGGNVPLVMNTPKTLKIRSGCEGGGKGALIQDDKSATLGCNNDQTIFVPTAYGICSDKSNSMQSSNPHSGIYEADTSRTIDANGGNPGCNQGGIAVVALQGSMIGREDKNGPQGSGIDEDVSFTLNTADRHAVAYAMTTGAYAQVEEDKAPTLLSRDYKDAPVVTQPSYGIDRAAFNQGQNALYKPTIDEEQQPTLTAKGPGAVAQPASFYPQMKAESQCYRQDGTSNTIINGTNPGYQNGLVEPDYIVRRLTPTECARLQGFPDDWCDDLGTENPTEDEISFWTEVWETHRKIIGKSKKPKTRNQIIKWLNNPHSDSAEYKMWGNGVALPCVCFVLTGIVLSTQNTAD; this is encoded by the coding sequence ATGAGTAAATTGACACTTGGTTCCCTCTTTGATGGCAGTGGTGGTTTTCCTTTGGGTGGTTTGCTTTGTGGCATCGAACCTTTATGGGCATCTGAAATTGAGCCGTTTCCTATACGGGTTACGACTAAACGTATCCCTCAGATGAAGCATTATGGAGATATAAACAAATTAAATGGTGCGGAGCTTCCGCCTGTAGATATCATAACCTTTGGCTCTCCATGCACGGATATGAGTGTGGCAGGTAAAAGAGCTGGTTTGGACGGAGAGCAATCCGTCCTTTTTTATGAAGCAATCCGAATTATTAAGGAAATGAGGTGTAAGACCAATGGACAATATCCAAGGTACGCAGTCTGGGAAAATGTCCCCGGTGCATTCTCGTCGAATAAAGGAGAAGACTTCAAAGCAGTCCTCGAAACGGTCATCAGTGTCAAAGAGCCGAACACCTCGATGCCTTTACCTGAAAAAGGACGATGGCCATACGCTGACATCTATATGGGAGACGGATGGAGTGTGGCTTACCGAACTATCGATGCGCAATATTTCGGAGTCCCCCAACGTCGTCGTAGAATCTACCTTGTCGCAGATTTTGCAGACAGATGTGCCGGAGAAATACTATTTGAGTCCGAAGGCATGCCAAGGAATTTTACGCCGAGCGGCAGCCCGTGGCAAAGAACTGCCGACAATGCTAAAAACTGCACTGGAAAAACAGGCGATAGCATAACTTGCCTAAATGACCAAGGTGGAAGAGTGATGTCTGTTTCGAAGGATATTACTGCAACACTTCGTGCAGAGGAACATGGACATCAGCCTTGTGTAATGCAGTCAAGCGGTTTTTGCACCGAACACAGTGCCAAGAGCAGAAGTGTAGGATATGAGGAAGAACGTTCCCCTACACTTAGAGCAGGTGTTGTCCCAGGTGCAGTCATGTCCTTTGAACCGGGGGCTGCTTCTCGAGTTGGTGGCCATACTGACGAAAACTTAAGTGGATCACTTCGTGCAAACATGGGAGATAATCAAACAGCTGTTGTAATAGAAAACCATCCAACCGATAGCCGTGTGAAACTCTCGGAGGATAATAAAGTACAGACGCTAACCTCTCGGATGGGAACTGGTGGTGGGAATGTACCCCTTGTTATGAACACTCCTAAAACTTTAAAAATCCGCTCCGGCTGTGAAGGCGGTGGCAAGGGTGCATTGATACAGGATGACAAGTCTGCAACTCTTGGATGCAATAATGATCAGACCATTTTTGTGCCCACCGCATATGGCATCTGTTCTGATAAAAGCAATTCCATGCAGTCTAGCAATCCGCATAGCGGTATATATGAAGCTGATACTTCTCGGACCATTGATGCCAATGGGGGAAATCCGGGATGTAATCAAGGTGGTATTGCAGTAGTTGCTCTGCAAGGCTCGATGATTGGAAGAGAGGATAAAAACGGTCCCCAAGGAAGCGGTATAGATGAAGATGTTTCTTTTACGCTTAATACCGCTGATCGTCATGCTGTTGCCTATGCCATGACTACCGGAGCCTATGCACAGGTTGAAGAAGATAAAGCACCTACTCTATTGTCGAGAGATTATAAGGATGCTCCTGTTGTGACTCAGCCTTCTTACGGTATTGATCGGGCGGCTTTTAATCAAGGACAGAACGCTCTTTATAAACCGACTATAGATGAAGAACAGCAACCTACGCTTACAGCAAAAGGTCCTGGAGCAGTGGCACAACCAGCATCATTTTATCCTCAGATGAAAGCTGAAAGTCAATGCTACAGACAGGACGGTACATCAAATACGATTATCAATGGCACCAATCCAGGCTATCAAAATGGATTGGTTGAACCGGACTATATTGTTCGAAGGCTTACACCAACGGAATGTGCAAGATTGCAAGGCTTCCCCGATGATTGGTGTGATGACCTTGGTACGGAAAATCCTACAGAAGATGAAATTTCATTCTGGACGGAGGTTTGGGAAACCCACCGCAAAATTATAGGTAAAAGTAAAAAGCCAAAAACAAGAAATCAGATTATAAAATGGCTTAACAATCCTCATTCTGATTCAGCTGAATACAAAATGTGGGGTAATGGTGTAGCACTTCCATGCGTTTGTTTTGTGCTGACTGGCATTGTGTTATCTACACAAAATACCGCCGATTAA
- a CDS encoding DUF4314 domain-containing protein, which produces MNIIHPEMLKQLRSYYTPGTRVMLLKMNDPYTKLQTGSKGTVTSVDDIGTIHVSWDSGGSLGVAFGEDLCKKIEE; this is translated from the coding sequence ATGAATATCATTCACCCTGAAATGTTAAAGCAACTAAGAAGCTATTACACTCCAGGAACTCGTGTCATGCTACTTAAAATGAACGACCCTTATACCAAACTTCAAACTGGATCTAAAGGTACGGTTACTAGTGTTGACGACATAGGAACGATTCATGTCAGTTGGGATTCCGGTGGCTCTCTTGGAGTGGCCTTTGGTGAGGATTTATGCAAGAAAATCGAAGAGTAA
- a CDS encoding DUF5049 domain-containing protein, with protein sequence MNEIIKEQILSIRESGVTNMFDVNRVQYEANERGFYELVVYIIDHKTEYAHFILTGEVDENK encoded by the coding sequence ATGAATGAAATAATCAAGGAACAAATCCTTTCCATCCGAGAAAGTGGAGTCACAAATATGTTTGATGTGAACCGAGTCCAGTATGAAGCAAATGAACGAGGGTTTTATGAATTGGTAGTTTATATAATAGACCATAAAACGGAATATGCTCATTTCATACTGACGGGGGAAGTGGATGAAAATAAGTAA